From a single Thermoleophilia bacterium genomic region:
- a CDS encoding GTPase ObgE, with the protein MSFTDRAQIHVQAGRGGHGCLSFRREAHTPRGGPDGGNGGRGGDVLLLADEQITDLTAFRTRVHHTARAGSEGEGRNRHGRNGDPLTVHVPLGTRVLRDGHEIAMLMDPGDVVSVARGGGGGVGNRAFRSSTQRAPRITVPGEDGEEAWIVLEMRLPVDVALVGLPNTGKTALLNALTGADYPVKPYSHTTNEPALATLTGEFEEIYIVADLPGLAADGTERRGAALGQVERATVVVHCLDAADPEDPADRLARVRAGVAGYMSEGAREVVVATKCDLADPPRGADHAISVESGEGITDLRAELIRWLS; encoded by the coding sequence ATGTCATTCACCGACCGGGCCCAGATCCACGTTCAGGCGGGACGCGGGGGCCATGGCTGCCTGTCGTTCCGTCGGGAGGCACACACACCACGCGGAGGCCCCGATGGGGGCAACGGCGGTCGTGGTGGAGATGTGCTGCTGCTCGCCGACGAGCAGATCACCGATCTCACGGCGTTCCGCACCCGCGTTCACCACACGGCCCGTGCGGGTTCCGAGGGTGAGGGCCGAAACCGCCACGGCCGGAACGGTGATCCACTCACGGTGCACGTACCGCTTGGTACCCGCGTGCTGCGCGACGGCCACGAGATTGCGATGCTCATGGACCCGGGCGACGTTGTGTCGGTGGCTCGTGGCGGCGGTGGCGGGGTGGGCAACCGGGCCTTCCGGTCGTCCACGCAGCGCGCCCCGCGGATAACCGTTCCGGGCGAGGACGGTGAGGAGGCGTGGATCGTCCTTGAGATGCGCCTACCGGTGGACGTGGCGTTGGTCGGTTTGCCCAACACGGGCAAGACCGCGCTGCTCAACGCGCTCACCGGCGCCGACTACCCGGTCAAGCCCTACTCCCACACCACCAACGAACCCGCGCTCGCAACCCTCACGGGCGAGTTCGAGGAGATCTACATCGTGGCCGACTTGCCGGGCCTGGCGGCCGACGGCACCGAGCGGCGCGGTGCAGCTCTCGGGCAGGTAGAGCGTGCCACGGTCGTTGTGCACTGCCTCGACGCGGCCGACCCCGAAGATCCGGCCGATCGGCTCGCCCGCGTGCGCGCCGGGGTGGCCGGGTACATGTCCGAGGGCGCCCGTGAGGTGGTGGTGGCAACGAAGTGCGATCTTGCCGATCCGCCCCGAGGCGCCGATCACGCGATATCGGTGGAGAGTGGGGAGGGGATCACGGACCTGCGCGCCGAACTGATCAGATGGCTGTCATGA
- a CDS encoding Rne/Rng family ribonuclease, with the protein MDNARRGCMGVYGGTRRRSGPHLADYGRRLTRFEERRNGVRPRPPEAQGEELIKQILVSVDRAETRVAILEDGRVAEVQIERRGKGSVVGHIWKGRVESVLAGMEASFVDVGIGKSGFLHVDDVVAEGVPKRKRLIADLLKKGDEVIVQALKDPMGTKGARLSMQLSLAGRFLVYVPFGDGLGISKRLDDDERHRLRDICKKLPIDGGGIIVRTAAAGASATELARDLASLNLLWRAIRERSEQVDVPALLYSEADSSLKVIRDILNDTVDEVLVDDARQHERIVGFLRRTSPELADRVRLYDDARPLMETHGVDAAIRSTLSRRVPLESGGSLVIDDTEAMTVIDVNSGKNVGRGNTNLEATITRTNLEAAEEVVRQLRLRDIGGIIVIDFIDMDDTKNRRAVTAALNDALAKDRTRTFVVEISPLGLVQMTRQNISDGTREIMTEHCPTCGGQGFVVSAETHAIDTERQIRLALQATAESPVTVAVHPAAADVLQADDSAVLSEIEEDLGVRIILERDGSMAPGSARIGGAAAAAAASDPSPSRPRTRSRTARPAARP; encoded by the coding sequence ATGGATAACGCGCGGCGTGGTTGCATGGGCGTCTACGGTGGCACTCGCCGTCGCTCAGGACCGCATCTCGCGGACTACGGGCGGCGACTCACTCGATTCGAAGAGCGCCGTAACGGCGTTCGTCCGCGCCCGCCTGAGGCGCAAGGGGAAGAACTGATCAAGCAGATACTGGTGTCCGTTGACCGCGCCGAGACACGCGTGGCAATTTTAGAGGACGGTCGTGTTGCCGAGGTACAGATCGAGCGGCGCGGCAAGGGGTCCGTCGTGGGCCACATCTGGAAGGGCCGCGTCGAGAGCGTGCTTGCGGGGATGGAGGCCTCGTTCGTGGATGTCGGGATCGGGAAGAGCGGGTTCCTCCACGTGGACGACGTCGTGGCGGAGGGCGTGCCCAAGCGCAAGCGCCTGATCGCTGACCTGTTGAAGAAGGGTGACGAGGTCATCGTGCAGGCTCTCAAGGACCCCATGGGGACCAAAGGCGCCCGGCTCTCCATGCAACTGTCGCTTGCCGGCCGCTTTCTGGTTTACGTGCCGTTTGGAGATGGTCTCGGCATCAGCAAGCGCCTGGACGACGACGAGCGCCACCGTCTACGGGACATCTGCAAGAAACTGCCCATCGATGGTGGGGGGATCATCGTGCGGACGGCGGCCGCAGGGGCATCGGCCACCGAGCTGGCCCGTGACCTCGCGTCACTCAACCTTCTGTGGCGCGCTATCCGTGAGCGGTCGGAGCAGGTGGACGTGCCGGCACTGCTGTACAGCGAGGCCGACTCATCGCTCAAGGTGATCCGCGACATCCTCAACGACACTGTGGACGAGGTGCTTGTCGACGACGCGCGTCAGCATGAGCGCATCGTGGGCTTTCTCCGGCGCACCTCGCCCGAACTGGCGGACCGCGTGCGGCTCTACGACGACGCCCGGCCCCTCATGGAGACCCATGGGGTGGATGCGGCGATCCGTTCGACGCTGAGCCGCCGGGTTCCACTCGAATCGGGGGGGTCGCTGGTCATTGACGACACCGAGGCGATGACGGTCATCGACGTCAACTCGGGCAAGAACGTGGGTCGGGGCAACACCAACCTCGAGGCGACCATCACGCGCACCAACCTCGAGGCCGCCGAGGAGGTCGTACGCCAACTGCGCCTGCGTGACATCGGCGGGATCATCGTTATCGACTTCATCGATATGGACGACACCAAGAACCGCCGGGCGGTGACCGCAGCACTGAACGATGCGCTGGCGAAGGATCGCACGCGGACCTTCGTGGTCGAGATCTCCCCGCTGGGACTGGTGCAGATGACGCGCCAGAACATCAGCGACGGCACGCGTGAGATCATGACCGAGCACTGCCCCACCTGCGGCGGCCAGGGCTTCGTGGTGAGTGCCGAGACGCACGCGATCGACACCGAGCGGCAGATTCGCTTGGCTCTTCAGGCAACCGCTGAATCACCGGTCACCGTGGCCGTGCACCCGGCGGCGGCCGATGTGCTTCAGGCCGACGACAGCGCCGTGCTCTCAGAGATCGAGGAGGACCTCGGTGTGAGGATCATTCTCGAGCGCGACGGATCGATGGCTCCGGGCAGCGCCCGCATCGGGGGCGCTGCCGCGGCTGCGGCGGCGTCTGACCCGAGTCCGTCACGCCCCCGCACCCGGTCGCGCACCGCTCGGCCGGCGGCAAGGCCCTAG
- the rsfS gene encoding ribosome silencing factor, which produces MSTARLDEGRRHDYPHPRSFVDWGDLSDTKELARSAAAIAYDKKAEDIVLLDMRGLVDYTDHLVICTGRTPRQTKSIAEDLRSRLKSEHGVTPKRVEGQKEGDWILVDALDIVVHVFTPETRAFYRLDRLWRDAPRERFDGDGAPNGPVAISDEI; this is translated from the coding sequence ATGTCTACCGCACGTCTTGATGAGGGGCGGAGGCACGACTACCCTCACCCACGATCGTTCGTCGACTGGGGGGACCTCTCGGACACAAAGGAACTCGCGCGGAGCGCCGCGGCCATCGCCTACGACAAGAAGGCGGAGGACATCGTGCTGCTCGACATGCGTGGACTGGTGGATTACACGGATCACCTCGTGATCTGCACCGGTCGTACCCCACGACAGACGAAGTCGATTGCGGAGGATCTCCGGTCTCGGCTCAAGAGTGAACACGGCGTGACGCCGAAGCGTGTGGAGGGCCAGAAGGAAGGTGACTGGATCCTCGTGGACGCCCTTGACATCGTCGTGCATGTGTTCACTCCGGAGACGCGGGCCTTCTACCGTCTCGACCGGTTGTGGCGGGATGCGCCACGAGAACGCTTCGACGGGGACGGCGCACCGAACGGTCCGGTGGCGATCTCCGACGAGATCTAA
- a CDS encoding ammonium transporter encodes MALVVCWAVGYAVAFGDGSGFAGATGWFLEVGNANGVSSLAYSGIDEPTKFFFEAMFAAVALAIVWGTMLDRARFLAYIPFAVIFVGFIYPTITHWVWGGGWLYENGFSHSLDH; translated from the coding sequence TTGGCCCTCGTGGTGTGCTGGGCCGTCGGATACGCCGTAGCGTTCGGCGACGGCAGCGGGTTCGCGGGGGCCACCGGGTGGTTCCTTGAGGTCGGCAACGCCAACGGCGTTTCCTCACTCGCGTACTCGGGAATCGATGAGCCCACCAAATTTTTCTTTGAGGCGATGTTCGCCGCCGTGGCATTGGCGATCGTCTGGGGGACGATGCTCGACCGGGCACGGTTTCTCGCCTACATCCCGTTCGCCGTCATCTTCGTCGGGTTCATCTATCCCACCATCACGCATTGGGTCTGGGGTGGCGGTTGGCTGTATGAAAACGGCTTCTCGCACTCCTTGGATCACTGA
- a CDS encoding glutamate-5-semialdehyde dehydrogenase encodes MTTTHASLDARLDAARTASRVLARMGPGEKSAALEAVASALIARSGEILSENAEDVRDARRSDAPLATVDRLFLDEARLEAMAAGIRVVADLPDPVGVVTAGWRVPNGLHILATRVPLGVIGVIYEGRPNVTTDSAALALKSGNAIVLRGSRIAARSNEILGDVVVSALRGVGVPDGAVTMLGTDRDEMLHLIQADGKVDLVIPRGGDDLKAFLQHNARVPVIYAASGNCHVFVDAAADLDAALAIAINAKVQRPGVCNACETLLVHRAVAPVFLPRVAEALLAEGVELRVSDEVRGHLGAVAGQAVAASDKDFATEFLALVLSVAIVGSVDEAVDHINHFGSGHSEAIITESLPAAQAFQQGVDSAVVYVNASTRFTDGGEFGMGAEIGISTQKLHARGPIGLADLTTVKYLVTGTGHTR; translated from the coding sequence ATGACCACGACCCACGCATCCCTTGACGCGCGGCTTGATGCCGCCCGCACGGCGAGCCGTGTGCTCGCACGCATGGGCCCGGGGGAGAAGTCCGCGGCGCTTGAGGCGGTGGCCAGCGCGCTCATCGCGCGTTCGGGCGAGATCCTGTCTGAGAATGCCGAGGATGTGCGGGATGCGCGTCGGTCGGATGCACCCCTCGCCACGGTTGATCGACTGTTCCTCGACGAGGCCCGTCTCGAAGCCATGGCCGCGGGTATTCGTGTGGTTGCGGATCTGCCCGACCCGGTGGGCGTGGTCACGGCGGGCTGGCGGGTGCCGAACGGGCTCCACATCTTGGCGACGCGCGTTCCGCTGGGAGTGATCGGCGTCATCTACGAGGGGCGCCCCAACGTGACGACCGATTCCGCGGCCCTCGCGCTGAAGAGTGGCAACGCCATCGTGCTGCGTGGCAGCCGAATCGCCGCACGGTCGAACGAGATACTCGGGGATGTGGTGGTGTCGGCGCTCCGAGGCGTCGGCGTACCCGACGGTGCCGTGACAATGCTCGGCACCGATCGCGATGAGATGCTGCACCTCATTCAGGCCGACGGCAAGGTAGATCTGGTCATTCCGCGCGGAGGGGACGACCTCAAGGCATTCCTCCAGCACAACGCCCGTGTGCCCGTGATCTACGCGGCGTCCGGTAACTGCCATGTGTTCGTGGATGCTGCGGCCGATCTCGACGCGGCACTGGCCATTGCGATCAACGCCAAGGTGCAGCGTCCGGGCGTCTGCAATGCGTGTGAGACCCTGCTTGTGCATCGGGCGGTGGCACCGGTCTTCCTGCCCCGCGTTGCCGAAGCGCTGCTGGCCGAGGGCGTGGAGCTCCGGGTATCGGATGAGGTGCGCGGGCATCTGGGTGCCGTCGCCGGTCAGGCCGTCGCGGCCAGCGACAAGGACTTCGCCACGGAGTTTCTCGCCCTGGTCCTATCGGTGGCCATCGTCGGATCGGTGGACGAGGCCGTGGACCACATCAACCACTTCGGCTCGGGGCACAGCGAGGCCATCATCACCGAGTCACTCCCGGCGGCCCAGGCGTTCCAGCAGGGCGTTGATTCAGCGGTGGTGTACGTCAACGCGTCCACGCGTTTCACGGACGGCGGCGAGTTTGGAATGGGCGCGGAGATCGGAATCTCGACGCAGAAGTTGCACGCCCGCGGACCGATCGGTCTCGCCGACCTCACGACCGTGAAGTACCTGGTCACGGGCACCGGCCACACCCGCTGA
- the nadD gene encoding nicotinate (nicotinamide) nucleotide adenylyltransferase, translating into MRIGVMGGSFDPPHDGHLILAREAMRQLGLDQVLLVPAGSPPHKPRGCTIPAERRVALVEAAVENDEHLVVSRIEVDRPGPSYTADTLERVAAENPGADLWFILGADQLAGLATWSRPERIVTIARLAVAHRPGTGDRSVTDVELSVARGRVDRVDMPEISISSTLVRERLETGADIRDLVPAPVADLLEVYRTS; encoded by the coding sequence GTGAGGATCGGCGTGATGGGCGGGAGCTTCGACCCGCCGCACGACGGCCACCTGATTCTCGCCCGTGAGGCGATGCGTCAGCTGGGCCTCGATCAGGTGCTGCTGGTGCCGGCCGGATCTCCGCCCCACAAACCCCGCGGGTGCACAATTCCGGCGGAGCGCCGGGTGGCCCTCGTCGAGGCAGCGGTGGAGAACGACGAACATCTCGTGGTCTCCCGCATCGAGGTGGACCGCCCGGGACCCTCCTACACCGCCGATACCCTCGAGCGGGTGGCGGCCGAGAATCCCGGTGCGGACCTCTGGTTCATTCTGGGCGCCGATCAGTTGGCGGGTTTGGCCACATGGAGCCGTCCGGAGCGAATCGTGACCATTGCCCGGCTGGCAGTGGCACATCGTCCCGGCACGGGAGACCGGAGTGTGACCGATGTGGAGTTGTCGGTGGCCCGGGGCCGCGTGGACCGTGTGGATATGCCCGAGATCTCGATCTCGTCCACCCTCGTGCGTGAGCGCCTAGAAACGGGAGCGGACATTCGTGATCTGGTACCCGCCCCGGTTGCGGATCTGCTCGAGGTCTACCGCACTTCTTGA
- a CDS encoding ammonium transporter gives MNAVAIDTVWVIAAGCLVLLMQAGFAALEMGLSRMKNAGAVAAKIIINFSPWPSWCAGPSDTP, from the coding sequence ATGAATGCCGTTGCCATCGATACGGTCTGGGTCATCGCGGCGGGCTGCTTGGTACTGCTGATGCAGGCCGGATTCGCCGCCCTTGAGATGGGCCTCTCGCGTATGAAGAACGCGGGCGCGGTGGCCGCGAAGATCATCATCAACTTTTCTCCTTGGCCCTCGTGGTGTGCTGGGCCGTCGGATACGCCGTAG
- the proB gene encoding glutamate 5-kinase yields MSDVIVIKIGSSTLVDEDGALREQVLSQRVAEVARLRAAGMHPVLVTSGAIACGLGRLGVRDRPTALPDLQAASAVGQGVLFARYIASFHLHGVVPGQVLLTSADLEHRASYLNARNTLERLLAFGVVPVINENDTTATDELTFGDNDVLAAQVAILLRARVLVLLTDRDGLYGPGEHGPVLITDVAEGTDPADVVLADLPGAGNGRGGVASKVASASMATACGVVCIVASGTEEGVITRAAAGEAVGTRFRPSGRAEGAFKLWLRHAKPSQGRVCVDAGAADAITRKGTSLLPVGVVSCEGTFTAGDAVTVVGPNGHDVGKGIVDMSADEIRRVQGMRSEQVSEVLPGGACEVIHRDRLALVGDETGRGDDGAIA; encoded by the coding sequence ATGAGCGATGTCATCGTCATCAAGATCGGGTCGTCCACCCTCGTGGATGAGGACGGCGCGCTGCGCGAGCAGGTGCTGTCTCAGCGCGTGGCGGAGGTCGCGCGTCTTCGGGCCGCCGGCATGCATCCTGTGCTCGTGACGAGCGGCGCCATCGCCTGTGGCCTCGGTCGGTTGGGGGTGCGCGACCGCCCGACCGCCCTGCCCGACTTGCAGGCCGCGTCCGCCGTGGGGCAGGGCGTTCTGTTCGCGCGCTACATCGCCAGTTTCCACCTCCACGGGGTGGTGCCCGGTCAGGTGTTGCTGACCTCGGCGGATCTCGAGCACCGGGCGTCGTACCTCAACGCGCGGAACACGCTTGAACGTCTTTTGGCGTTCGGTGTCGTTCCCGTGATCAACGAGAACGACACCACCGCCACCGACGAACTGACCTTCGGTGACAACGACGTGCTGGCGGCACAGGTGGCGATTCTCCTGCGCGCACGCGTGCTGGTGCTGTTGACCGACCGGGACGGTCTCTACGGCCCGGGTGAGCACGGGCCGGTTCTCATCACAGATGTGGCGGAGGGAACCGACCCGGCCGATGTCGTTCTCGCGGACCTGCCGGGAGCCGGGAACGGGCGCGGGGGGGTGGCCAGCAAGGTCGCATCCGCCAGCATGGCCACGGCGTGCGGTGTCGTGTGCATCGTCGCCAGCGGCACTGAGGAGGGCGTCATTACGCGGGCGGCGGCCGGCGAGGCCGTTGGCACCCGCTTTCGTCCGTCCGGTCGTGCGGAGGGGGCCTTCAAACTGTGGCTGCGTCACGCCAAGCCCTCCCAGGGCCGTGTGTGTGTCGACGCCGGGGCCGCCGATGCCATCACGCGTAAGGGCACGTCCCTGCTCCCGGTGGGGGTGGTGTCGTGTGAGGGGACGTTCACGGCGGGTGATGCCGTTACCGTGGTGGGTCCGAATGGGCACGACGTGGGGAAGGGCATCGTCGACATGTCGGCCGATGAGATCCGTCGGGTTCAGGGCATGCGGTCGGAGCAGGTGAGCGAGGTGCTGCCCGGCGGTGCGTGTGAGGTGATTCATCGCGATCGCCTCGCTCTCGTGGGCGATGAGACAGGGCGCGGCGATGACGGTGCGATAGCGTGA
- the rodA gene encoding rod shape-determining protein RodA: MATVPGRMHRVSAIRRATSLAGFDWWLLGAVLCISGFGVYVVRAATESDIAADPGFFFTRQVAYTIIGIVALVVTLRLDLERLVKYLWTLYAILIAAVGSVLVLGASARGSTRWIEFGPIRLQPSELGKLVIAFVIAALVVERVRKIEPGRLSRLIAGVAAVPAVIVFLQPDLGTSLVYAAIALVILWVAGQPISHFVMCGVVVVTLAAVVLYLLPAAGLNVLRPYQVDRLTAFVDSGSDRSQTGYQLDQSKTAIGSGGAFGKGPDGATQTINDFLPEHHTDFIFAVVAEMFGFLGAGFLIGVYFIIIWRAIVIMRRAPSELERLMAAGLTAMLAFEVFVNIGMNVGIMPITGIPLPFMSYGGSHTLTNLVAVGVLLRIGMRGRDPGAGAG; this comes from the coding sequence ATGGCGACCGTCCCGGGGAGGATGCACCGAGTATCCGCCATCCGTCGTGCGACGTCGCTCGCCGGTTTCGACTGGTGGCTTCTCGGGGCGGTCCTGTGTATCTCGGGTTTCGGGGTCTACGTGGTGCGGGCGGCCACCGAGAGCGACATCGCAGCGGACCCCGGGTTTTTCTTCACTCGGCAGGTGGCGTACACGATCATTGGGATCGTCGCGCTTGTCGTCACCCTGCGCCTCGATCTCGAGCGCCTCGTGAAGTACCTGTGGACGCTCTACGCCATCCTCATCGCCGCCGTGGGCTCGGTCCTCGTGCTCGGCGCGTCCGCACGGGGGTCCACCCGGTGGATCGAGTTCGGACCGATCCGGTTGCAGCCGTCAGAACTCGGCAAGTTGGTCATCGCGTTCGTCATTGCAGCGTTGGTCGTGGAGCGCGTCCGGAAAATCGAACCCGGACGACTGTCGCGGCTGATCGCCGGGGTCGCCGCCGTACCCGCCGTGATCGTGTTCTTACAACCCGATCTCGGGACGTCACTTGTGTACGCCGCGATCGCCCTCGTAATCCTGTGGGTGGCGGGGCAGCCCATCTCCCACTTCGTCATGTGTGGTGTAGTGGTCGTGACTCTCGCGGCCGTCGTGCTGTACCTGCTGCCGGCGGCCGGGCTCAACGTGCTGCGGCCGTATCAGGTGGACCGCCTCACGGCGTTCGTCGACTCTGGAAGCGATCGGTCTCAGACCGGATATCAACTGGATCAGAGCAAGACGGCTATCGGATCGGGCGGTGCGTTCGGTAAGGGGCCGGATGGCGCGACCCAGACGATCAACGACTTCCTCCCCGAACACCACACCGACTTCATCTTCGCCGTGGTCGCAGAGATGTTCGGATTCCTCGGAGCCGGGTTTCTGATCGGGGTCTACTTCATCATCATCTGGCGGGCCATCGTGATCATGCGACGAGCTCCCAGTGAACTCGAGCGACTGATGGCCGCAGGGCTTACGGCGATGCTGGCGTTCGAGGTGTTCGTTAACATCGGGATGAACGTGGGGATCATGCCGATCACTGGAATCCCGTTGCCTTTCATGTCGTACGGCGGGAGCCACACACTGACCAACCTCGTCGCCGTCGGCGTCCTCCTTCGCATCGGCATGCGTGGGCGCGACCCCGGGGCCGGAGCGGGCTGA
- a CDS encoding 50S ribosomal protein L27 encodes MAHKKGGGSSRNGRDSNSQRLGVKVFSGQVVPAGSIIVRQRGTVFTPANGTGIGRDHTIFATLSGRVEFTNGRKGRRVFVHPEETPAA; translated from the coding sequence ATGGCGCATAAGAAGGGTGGCGGATCCAGCCGCAACGGTCGTGATTCGAACTCCCAGCGTCTCGGAGTGAAGGTGTTCTCCGGGCAGGTTGTGCCGGCGGGATCCATCATCGTCCGCCAACGCGGCACGGTGTTCACCCCGGCCAACGGCACGGGTATCGGTCGTGACCACACCATCTTCGCGACCCTGTCGGGCCGCGTGGAGTTCACCAACGGTCGCAAGGGGCGTCGCGTGTTCGTGCACCCCGAGGAGACCCCGGCGGCGTAA
- the rplU gene encoding 50S ribosomal protein L21 — protein MAGVRVTVVVVSPSRGARRDVSLLSPIASGAGRSDVSGEAVAEYAVIALGGKQYRVREGERIVVDRIAAEPGESISPKVLAIGGADGISDGGTVTAEVEEHVLGPKITVLTYRAKKDSKRKMGHRSRLSRVRITGIGG, from the coding sequence ATGGCTGGGGTACGTGTGACCGTGGTCGTTGTCTCCCCGTCACGTGGCGCCCGGCGGGACGTATCGCTACTATCCCCGATCGCGTCCGGAGCCGGGCGTTCCGACGTCAGTGGAGAAGCCGTGGCTGAGTATGCTGTGATCGCCCTCGGGGGCAAGCAATACAGGGTGCGTGAGGGTGAGCGCATCGTCGTGGACCGCATTGCGGCGGAACCCGGGGAGTCCATCTCGCCAAAGGTTCTGGCCATTGGTGGTGCCGACGGCATCAGTGATGGCGGTACCGTGACCGCTGAGGTCGAGGAGCATGTGCTCGGTCCGAAGATCACGGTTCTCACGTATCGCGCGAAGAAGGACAGCAAGCGCAAGATGGGTCACCGCTCGCGTCTCTCGCGAGTGCGGATCACCGGTATCGGGGGTTAG
- the mrdA gene encoding penicillin-binding protein 2 — translation MASFSATVMVLFVVLVARLWFLQVIGGAGYQERAESNRLRTVITEAPRGAITDRNGTALVTSREVLNLVATPQELAGEEGQRTLRRLSRALGHPPGYFVAKVNRVSKVSPFEAVVLEEEVSPELKAYVEERRSQLTGVGLQAAYVRDYPVGTVAAHVLGYVGPIPIEHAEQYHDTGYLGNETVGRAGIEAQYEQYLRGIAGREQVEVDARGEIVGRGVLSQTPPRSGETLQLSIDLPVQRALESALRDEMAWSGTSTGAAGVALDPRTGAVLAMASFPTYDPSVFESGTARDVRRVLTSPSHPLLDRAIAGEYPAASTFKAITAAAALSSGLYTAGERLDSPGSLVFYKTRFHGFNNTAHGILTLPQALEVSSDTFFYSLGDRTYRTRGWPMQEWSRRFGLGRPTGIDLTEGESAGLVPDLAYKRRTCDSSVDPIDCSWRPGDSINMSIGQGNVLVTPIQMAVAYAALANGGTVVTPTLGKAVVDADGKVLRDLVSARATRSLGLAAPHLALIRTGLVRAANGNAGTAAPVFGGLPVAFRVAGKTGTAENPSGVDHAWYVGYAPADNPRIVVAVVVERGGQGANSAAPAACRTIAASLGFFESRCGTGAKVN, via the coding sequence ATGGCATCGTTCTCGGCCACCGTGATGGTCCTGTTCGTGGTGCTCGTGGCGCGTCTGTGGTTTCTGCAGGTCATCGGTGGCGCGGGGTATCAGGAACGTGCCGAGTCGAACCGCCTGCGCACCGTCATCACCGAGGCGCCCCGCGGCGCGATCACCGACCGCAACGGCACGGCACTCGTCACCAGCAGGGAGGTGCTCAACCTCGTCGCCACCCCGCAGGAACTGGCGGGAGAGGAGGGACAACGCACACTGCGGCGTCTGTCCCGGGCACTTGGGCACCCGCCCGGCTATTTCGTTGCCAAGGTGAACCGGGTGTCCAAGGTCAGCCCGTTCGAGGCCGTGGTGCTGGAGGAGGAGGTCTCCCCAGAGCTGAAGGCGTATGTGGAGGAGCGTAGGTCCCAACTCACCGGCGTTGGTTTGCAGGCCGCGTACGTGCGCGACTACCCCGTGGGCACGGTTGCCGCCCACGTGCTCGGGTACGTGGGTCCGATTCCCATCGAGCACGCCGAGCAGTACCACGACACGGGTTACCTGGGCAACGAGACGGTCGGGCGTGCGGGCATCGAGGCCCAGTACGAGCAGTATCTGCGCGGCATCGCGGGGCGCGAGCAGGTGGAGGTGGATGCGCGCGGGGAGATCGTGGGGCGTGGGGTGCTCTCGCAGACGCCGCCACGGTCCGGCGAAACGCTGCAACTCTCCATCGACCTTCCGGTGCAGAGGGCGCTTGAGTCCGCTCTGCGGGATGAGATGGCGTGGTCCGGTACGTCCACGGGCGCCGCAGGCGTCGCCCTCGATCCCCGGACGGGCGCCGTGCTCGCAATGGCGTCCTTCCCGACCTACGACCCTTCGGTGTTCGAGTCGGGAACGGCCCGCGATGTACGGCGCGTGCTCACGAGCCCGAGCCACCCCCTGCTCGATCGGGCGATCGCCGGGGAGTACCCGGCGGCATCCACGTTCAAGGCGATCACTGCCGCCGCCGCCCTGTCGAGTGGCCTCTACACGGCCGGTGAACGGCTCGACTCGCCGGGATCGCTGGTCTTCTACAAGACGCGATTCCATGGTTTCAACAACACCGCCCATGGGATACTCACCCTCCCGCAGGCACTTGAGGTGTCGAGCGACACCTTCTTCTACAGTCTGGGTGACCGGACGTATCGCACGCGTGGGTGGCCGATGCAGGAGTGGTCACGTCGCTTCGGCTTGGGCCGCCCGACCGGCATCGATCTCACCGAGGGCGAGAGTGCGGGCCTTGTGCCCGACCTGGCGTACAAACGTCGGACGTGTGACTCCTCGGTCGACCCGATTGACTGCTCATGGCGACCGGGTGACTCGATAAACATGTCGATCGGGCAGGGCAACGTGTTGGTGACTCCCATCCAAATGGCGGTGGCCTACGCGGCGCTTGCCAATGGCGGCACGGTGGTGACACCGACGCTCGGAAAGGCAGTTGTGGACGCCGATGGGAAGGTGCTGCGCGACCTCGTCAGTGCCCGGGCCACGAGGTCGCTGGGTCTCGCAGCGCCCCACCTCGCACTCATCCGGACCGGGCTTGTGCGAGCGGCCAATGGCAACGCGGGGACCGCGGCGCCGGTGTTCGGTGGACTTCCCGTGGCGTTCCGCGTTGCGGGCAAAACCGGTACCGCCGAGAACCCGAGCGGTGTGGATCACGCGTGGTACGTGGGGTACGCGCCTGCCGACAACCCGAGAATCGTGGTTGCCGTGGTGGTGGAGCGCGGTGGGCAGGGTGCCAACTCCGCGGCACCGGCCGCGTGCCGGACCATAGCGGCGTCGCTGGGCTTCTTTGAGTCGCGGTGCGGCACCGGGGCCAAGGTCAACTGA